The Desulfomicrobium apsheronum genome has a window encoding:
- a CDS encoding chain-length determining protein: MKFFRYAIIFVFIMSVLATAYWIFVASDRYVSEANVIIRKTDSVSASSFDISSLITGIAGVNRSDQLLLREYLLSVDMLKKLDAELDLRSHYSDKRQDLVSRMWFQDASMEWFHRHYLSRVSVEYDDFSGVLRIRVQAYDPKTAQSISGSLVQEGERYMNQLGHELAEVQVAFLTKQVHLAQQRFQQASQHLLAFQNKKGLASPQTTAESINEIVAQLEGKRTQLQTQLASLPTTLDRDHPNIKMLKQSLAAVNSQIDQEKAKLAAPSGKTLNFTVEEFQRLEMEVTFTGDIYKTALVGLEKGHMDATRMLEKVSVLQAPTMPEYPMEPERVYNTVVTLLFALLLSGILKLLESIVLDHVD, from the coding sequence ATGAAATTTTTTCGGTATGCGATTATATTTGTTTTTATCATGTCTGTTTTGGCTACTGCGTATTGGATCTTTGTAGCTTCAGACAGATATGTTTCGGAAGCAAATGTCATTATTCGCAAAACAGACTCAGTGAGCGCTTCATCATTCGATATATCTTCGCTTATCACCGGCATCGCCGGCGTCAATCGCTCCGACCAGCTTTTGCTTCGGGAATACCTGCTCTCGGTCGATATGCTCAAGAAGCTCGATGCCGAATTGGATTTGCGCTCGCACTACAGCGACAAGCGACAAGACCTTGTTTCACGGATGTGGTTCCAAGATGCCTCCATGGAATGGTTCCACCGTCATTACCTGTCGCGGGTAAGCGTTGAGTATGACGACTTTTCAGGGGTCCTGCGAATTCGGGTGCAGGCCTACGATCCCAAGACGGCCCAGAGCATAAGCGGTTCGCTTGTGCAGGAAGGGGAGCGCTACATGAACCAGCTCGGGCACGAACTGGCCGAAGTACAAGTGGCTTTTTTGACCAAGCAGGTGCACTTGGCGCAGCAGCGTTTTCAGCAGGCAAGCCAGCATCTGCTCGCGTTTCAGAATAAAAAGGGATTGGCTTCTCCTCAGACGACTGCGGAAAGCATAAATGAGATCGTTGCCCAACTCGAAGGAAAGCGGACGCAGCTTCAAACGCAATTGGCCTCTCTGCCCACTACTTTGGACCGTGATCATCCCAACATCAAGATGCTCAAGCAGTCACTCGCAGCTGTAAACAGCCAGATCGACCAGGAAAAAGCCAAACTGGCCGCGCCGTCCGGAAAGACGCTGAACTTCACCGTGGAGGAGTTTCAGCGTTTGGAAATGGAGGTGACCTTCACGGGGGATATCTACAAGACTGCCTTGGTCGGTCTTGAAAAAGGACACATGGATGCAACGAGGATGCTTGAAAAAGTTTCGGTTCTGCAGGCTCCAACCATGCCCGAGTATCCCATGGAGCCGGAGCGAGTGTACAATACTGTTGTTACCCTGCTCTTTGCCTTGTTGCTGTCAGGTATCCTGAAGCTGCTGGAGAGTATTGTACTCGACCACGTGGATTAA
- a CDS encoding ABC transporter permease, with the protein MRSSLSITISVWRAIFLREALDRLFRERGAWFWLLIEPVTHIGFIALVWRALRARSIGGVDIAVWTMVGMLAFFLFRRTAIQVMFSADCNKPLFVYRQVKPFDAAIVRGGLEAFVIALISAIILVIAYFLGHDVIPGDPLLAMSAVAGLWLIGMGYGLVTSVLIELIPELEHIFKILMFPLYLISGVIVPISSVPLPYRDYLMLNPIAHGIEAVRLGFMPLYHVVPGVSLSYLYAFSVVSIFLGLLMYRRYALRLVMR; encoded by the coding sequence ATGCGCAGTTCATTGTCCATAACCATCTCCGTCTGGCGCGCGATTTTTCTGCGCGAGGCGCTGGATCGTCTTTTCAGGGAACGTGGCGCCTGGTTCTGGCTGCTGATCGAGCCTGTGACGCACATTGGGTTCATCGCGCTGGTGTGGAGAGCACTTCGTGCAAGATCTATTGGCGGGGTCGATATTGCCGTGTGGACTATGGTCGGCATGCTGGCGTTCTTCCTGTTCCGGCGCACCGCCATTCAGGTCATGTTTTCCGCTGATTGCAATAAACCGCTTTTCGTCTACCGGCAGGTCAAACCTTTCGATGCGGCCATTGTTCGGGGCGGGCTTGAAGCTTTTGTCATAGCCCTGATATCGGCAATAATTTTGGTCATCGCGTATTTTTTGGGTCACGATGTGATCCCGGGCGATCCTCTTTTGGCCATGTCTGCGGTTGCTGGTTTGTGGCTGATCGGAATGGGGTACGGCCTTGTGACTTCGGTGCTCATAGAGTTGATCCCGGAACTGGAGCATATATTCAAGATCCTGATGTTTCCTCTGTATTTGATTTCGGGTGTCATCGTGCCCATCTCTTCAGTGCCCTTACCCTACCGCGATTATCTGATGCTCAATCCCATAGCGCATGGAATTGAAGCGGTGCGATTGGGCTTCATGCCGCTTTACCATGTCGTGCCTGGAGTTAGCCTAAGCTATCTTTATGCATTTTCTGTTGTGAGTATTTTCTTGGGATTGTTGATGTATCGACGATACGCGCTGCGATTGGTGATGCGATGA
- a CDS encoding aminotransferase class I/II-fold pyridoxal phosphate-dependent enzyme: MSGMNKAQLIDRILGRKSGSETTGGTLKNRGALACVPERLTRFDSHPGYKEMQVLMATAKTFGFDNPFFRTHEGLATATTVIGHREYLNFSCYNYLGLNGHPEVNQAAMAAIGHYGTSASASRLVAGERPIQRELEEALAEFYEVEDCVVFVSGHATNVSSIATLFGPKDLVIHDSLIHNSVLEGARLSGASRRSFPHNDTAALDAILADIRGRFERVLIVVEGLYSMDGDIPDLPALIDIKRRHKCFLMVDEAHALGVVGATGRGTAEHFGVAGKDVDIWMGTLSKTLSGCGGYIAGERALVEHLKYAAPGFVYSVGISPPLAAASLASLRVLQKEPERVARLQANGRLFLELAKKAGLDTGTSRGFAVIPVITGSSLKAVTLSSTMFEHGINVQPVIYPAVEERAARLRFFLSEMHSEQDIRRACETAKKLI, from the coding sequence ATGAGCGGCATGAACAAGGCACAGCTCATCGATCGCATTCTGGGCCGGAAAAGCGGTTCCGAGACGACCGGAGGTACGCTGAAAAACAGGGGAGCCCTGGCCTGCGTGCCGGAGCGCCTGACCCGCTTTGACAGCCATCCCGGTTACAAGGAAATGCAGGTGCTCATGGCGACGGCCAAGACGTTCGGTTTCGACAACCCGTTTTTCAGAACGCATGAGGGTCTTGCCACCGCCACCACAGTCATCGGGCACCGGGAATATCTCAATTTTTCCTGCTACAATTACCTTGGGCTCAACGGCCATCCGGAAGTGAATCAGGCCGCCATGGCCGCCATTGGCCATTACGGCACCTCGGCTTCGGCCAGCCGCCTCGTCGCGGGCGAGCGGCCCATCCAGCGTGAACTGGAAGAGGCTCTTGCCGAATTCTACGAGGTCGAGGATTGTGTCGTCTTTGTGAGCGGTCATGCCACCAACGTCTCCTCCATCGCCACGCTTTTCGGACCCAAGGACCTCGTCATTCACGACAGTCTGATCCACAACAGCGTCCTCGAAGGCGCCAGGCTTTCCGGGGCATCACGGCGCAGCTTTCCGCACAACGACACTGCCGCCCTGGATGCCATTCTTGCCGATATCCGCGGCCGGTTCGAGCGCGTGCTGATCGTGGTCGAAGGGCTGTACAGCATGGACGGCGACATTCCCGATCTACCCGCGCTCATCGACATCAAGCGTCGGCACAAGTGTTTTCTGATGGTCGATGAAGCGCATGCCCTGGGCGTTGTTGGAGCAACCGGCCGGGGTACGGCCGAACACTTCGGCGTGGCCGGAAAGGACGTGGACATCTGGATGGGAACCCTCTCCAAGACTCTGTCCGGATGCGGCGGCTACATCGCCGGTGAGCGCGCGCTGGTCGAGCATCTCAAATATGCCGCGCCTGGTTTCGTTTACAGCGTCGGCATTTCGCCGCCACTGGCCGCGGCATCCCTGGCCTCTTTGCGGGTGCTGCAAAAGGAACCTGAGCGCGTGGCGCGCCTTCAGGCCAATGGCAGGCTGTTTCTGGAACTGGCGAAGAAAGCCGGTCTGGATACCGGCACGTCCCGGGGCTTTGCCGTCATCCCGGTCATTACCGGCAGCTCGCTTAAAGCGGTCACGCTTTCCAGCACGATGTTCGAGCATGGTATCAATGTGCAGCCCGTCATTTATCCTGCCGTGGAGGAGAGGGCCGCGCGACTTCGATTTTTCCTGTCGGAAATGCACAGTGAGCAGGACATCCGCCGCGCATGCGAGACCGCCAAAAAACTGATCTAG
- a CDS encoding ABC transporter ATP-binding protein, whose translation MIVIEDVHKRYKTDHGMGKWVLTGITLTIPAKTNVGLIGVNGAGKSTLLRLIGGVDHPSKGKVLRHCRVSWPMGQGGLEATLSGRQNAKFVCRVHGHQEDLSDRIAFVQEFSELGSAFDEPIKTYSSGMKSRLQFALSLAFDFDVYISDEVTAAGDAAFRKKAAAAFKDMAGRAGLIMVAHNESTLKQFCQAGIWITDGKAYWFDQIDDALNAYRESTEK comes from the coding sequence ATGATCGTTATTGAAGATGTGCACAAACGCTATAAAACCGATCATGGGATGGGCAAATGGGTTTTAACGGGTATTACCTTAACGATTCCGGCCAAGACCAACGTCGGGCTTATCGGAGTGAACGGCGCGGGTAAGTCCACGCTGCTGCGTCTTATTGGCGGGGTCGATCATCCAAGCAAAGGGAAAGTCCTGCGACATTGCCGGGTTTCCTGGCCCATGGGGCAGGGCGGGTTGGAGGCTACCCTTTCCGGTCGACAGAACGCCAAGTTCGTCTGCCGGGTTCATGGCCACCAGGAAGACCTGTCGGACCGGATCGCTTTTGTTCAGGAGTTTTCCGAACTGGGCAGCGCCTTTGACGAACCTATCAAAACCTATTCCTCAGGCATGAAATCCCGGCTTCAGTTTGCCTTGTCCCTGGCTTTCGATTTCGATGTGTACATCTCGGACGAGGTCACGGCCGCCGGGGATGCCGCATTTCGCAAAAAAGCGGCCGCTGCGTTCAAGGATATGGCTGGTCGAGCTGGCTTGATAATGGTTGCGCACAATGAATCCACACTGAAGCAGTTTTGTCAGGCAGGAATTTGGATTACTGACGGGAAAGCTTATTGGTTCGATCAAATTGATGATGCTTTGAATGCTTACAGGGAAAGTACTGAAAAGTGA
- a CDS encoding polysaccharide biosynthesis/export family protein — MKITKKYSSGCTMLCCMVLLMMTGCATMPGWISSSGASRQQVQNSPDNARIQGIQLVDVTDALARRLGEGKKLGRFDMIFPASEANNYLVGPGDIIEVSVWETPPAMLFGAGIFDPGAGTMTSHAVSLPGQMVNYDGMITMPFAGRIAVKGRTTQEIEEDIVKRLRGKANAAQVLVRVLKNNTSNVTVVGEVSRSALIPLTPKGERLLDALAGVGGVTQPVNRMAVQLSRENVTATMPLDAVIRDPRQNIALKPGDVVTALFQPQSFSVLGATGKNEEIPFEAQGISLAQALARSGGLNDNRADARGVFIFRFEDQKLLDLNEPAANSTDGTVPVVYQIDLRDPASFFVTQNFPVQNRDVIYVANSPAAEFEKFLRLVVSVAVPSLNVNRMLQ, encoded by the coding sequence ATGAAGATAACGAAAAAATACTCCAGCGGCTGCACCATGTTGTGCTGCATGGTGCTGCTCATGATGACTGGTTGCGCGACCATGCCCGGCTGGATTTCATCGTCGGGCGCCAGTCGGCAGCAGGTGCAGAACAGTCCTGATAACGCGCGCATCCAAGGCATCCAGCTTGTGGATGTCACCGATGCCCTGGCGAGAAGGCTGGGCGAAGGCAAGAAGCTCGGCCGGTTTGACATGATCTTTCCCGCATCGGAAGCCAACAACTATCTCGTAGGCCCAGGCGACATTATTGAAGTCTCGGTCTGGGAGACTCCTCCGGCAATGCTTTTCGGCGCCGGAATTTTCGATCCGGGGGCCGGGACCATGACCTCGCATGCCGTTTCGCTTCCCGGTCAGATGGTCAATTACGATGGAATGATCACCATGCCTTTTGCCGGACGGATTGCCGTCAAGGGGCGCACGACCCAGGAGATTGAGGAGGACATCGTCAAACGGTTGCGGGGCAAGGCCAATGCGGCGCAGGTGCTGGTGCGTGTTCTCAAGAACAATACGTCGAACGTGACGGTCGTGGGCGAAGTGAGTCGGAGCGCGCTCATCCCCCTGACACCCAAAGGAGAGCGTCTGCTCGATGCTCTGGCCGGAGTGGGCGGCGTCACGCAGCCGGTCAACCGCATGGCTGTTCAGCTTTCCAGGGAAAATGTGACGGCGACCATGCCGCTTGATGCGGTCATTCGCGACCCCAGACAGAACATCGCGCTCAAGCCCGGCGATGTCGTCACGGCCCTGTTTCAGCCGCAGAGTTTCTCGGTTCTGGGCGCGACCGGCAAGAACGAGGAGATCCCCTTCGAGGCCCAGGGCATTTCACTGGCGCAGGCCCTGGCCCGTTCGGGCGGCCTGAACGACAACCGTGCGGACGCACGCGGTGTCTTCATTTTTCGTTTCGAGGACCAGAAGCTGCTTGATCTGAACGAACCCGCGGCAAACTCCACGGACGGCACTGTCCCGGTGGTCTACCAGATCGACCTGCGCGATCCGGCGTCTTTTTTCGTGACCCAGAATTTTCCGGTCCAGAACCGTGACGTGATCTACGTAGCCAACTCTCCGGCAGCCGAGTTCGAGAAGTTCCTGCGGCTTGTTGTGTCAGTGGCCGTGCCGAGTCTGAACGTCAACAGAATGTTGCAATAG